A region from the Actinomycetota bacterium genome encodes:
- a CDS encoding response regulator transcription factor: MANAPVGSSDDAIRVLIVDDHELFRKGLQMVLEAETDIEVVGEASDGNEAIQQAEDTSPDVVLMDVRMPKRSGIEATRAIKDTLPSTKILMLTISDEEGDLYEAIKAGAAGYLLKEISIEEVADAVRAVQQGQSLISPSMASKLLNEFAAMVKRRDERAQVPGPRLTERELEVLKLVAKGLNNRDIGQELFISENTVKNHVRNILEKLHLHSRMEAVVYAVREKLLDIK; encoded by the coding sequence GTGGCAAACGCTCCGGTGGGATCGAGCGACGACGCGATCCGCGTGCTGATCGTCGATGACCACGAGTTGTTCCGGAAGGGCCTCCAGATGGTGCTCGAGGCCGAGACGGATATCGAGGTCGTTGGCGAGGCGAGCGACGGGAACGAGGCGATCCAGCAAGCCGAGGACACCAGCCCCGACGTCGTGCTGATGGACGTTCGGATGCCGAAGCGGTCGGGCATCGAAGCGACCCGGGCGATCAAGGACACCCTTCCTTCGACCAAGATCTTGATGCTGACGATCTCCGATGAGGAGGGGGACCTCTACGAGGCGATCAAGGCGGGCGCCGCGGGTTACCTCCTGAAGGAGATCTCGATCGAGGAGGTGGCGGACGCGGTCCGCGCCGTCCAGCAGGGGCAGTCGCTGATCTCGCCGTCGATGGCGTCGAAGCTCCTGAACGAGTTCGCGGCGATGGTCAAGCGTCGCGACGAGCGTGCGCAGGTGCCCGGCCCCCGGCTCACCGAACGCGAGCTGGAGGTCTTGAAGCTCGTCGCCAAGGGGCTCAACAACCGGGACATCGGCCAGGAGCTGTTCATCTCGGAGAACACCGTCAAGAACCATGTGCGCAACATCCTGGAGAAGCTCCACCTGCACTCGCGCATGGAGGCCGTCGTGTACGCGGTCCGCGAGAAGCTGCTCGACATCAAATAG
- the ahcY gene encoding adenosylhomocysteinase, with translation MTVEHDISDIGLAAEGRLKIEWADRQMPVLARIRERFEKERPLDGVKIAACLHVTTETANLMRTLSAGGADVALCASNPLSTQDTTAAGLVEAYGIPTFAIRGVGETQYYGHIKSVLDRRPMITMDDGNDLVTMLHTQRPDQVHEVIGGTEETTTGIIRLRAMETEGVLAYPIVGVNEALTKHLFDNRYGTGQSAIDGIIRATNILLAGRTVVVCGYGMCGRGVASRAKGMGADVIVTEVEPTRALEAAMDGFRVMTGRDAASQGDVFITVTGNKHVLDSEHFELMKDGAIMCNAGHFDIEINLKALRSMASGSRRVRQEVEEFALGGERRIYVLAEGRLVNLAAAEGHPAAVMDMSFANQALCAEWIVQNAASLEKKVYVVPTEIDREVARLKLETMGVRIDELTQGQRSYLEGWQEGT, from the coding sequence GTGACGGTTGAACACGACATCTCCGATATCGGTCTTGCCGCAGAGGGCCGGCTGAAGATCGAGTGGGCGGACCGGCAGATGCCGGTTCTGGCTCGCATCCGCGAACGCTTCGAGAAGGAACGCCCCTTGGACGGCGTGAAGATCGCGGCCTGCCTGCACGTGACGACCGAGACGGCGAACCTGATGCGGACGTTGTCCGCCGGGGGCGCCGACGTCGCGCTGTGCGCATCCAATCCTCTCTCGACGCAGGACACGACCGCCGCGGGGCTGGTGGAGGCATACGGCATCCCGACCTTCGCTATCCGGGGCGTCGGGGAGACGCAGTACTACGGCCACATCAAGTCGGTGCTCGACCGGCGGCCGATGATCACGATGGACGACGGCAACGATCTCGTCACCATGCTCCACACGCAGCGGCCCGATCAGGTGCACGAGGTGATCGGCGGGACGGAAGAGACGACGACCGGCATCATCCGTTTGCGCGCGATGGAGACCGAGGGGGTTCTCGCCTATCCGATCGTCGGCGTCAACGAGGCATTGACGAAGCACCTCTTCGACAACCGTTATGGAACCGGCCAGTCCGCGATCGACGGGATCATCCGTGCGACGAACATCCTCCTCGCGGGCCGCACGGTGGTCGTCTGCGGCTACGGGATGTGCGGACGTGGCGTCGCTTCGCGTGCGAAGGGCATGGGCGCCGACGTGATCGTGACCGAGGTGGAGCCGACACGTGCACTCGAGGCCGCCATGGACGGCTTCCGCGTCATGACCGGTCGTGACGCCGCGAGCCAGGGTGACGTGTTCATCACCGTCACCGGCAACAAGCACGTCCTCGACTCCGAGCACTTCGAGCTGATGAAGGACGGGGCGATCATGTGCAACGCCGGCCACTTCGACATCGAGATCAACCTGAAGGCGCTGCGCTCTATGGCGTCCGGCAGCCGGAGGGTCCGCCAAGAGGTCGAGGAGTTCGCGCTGGGCGGCGAGCGCCGTATCTATGTCCTCGCGGAGGGGCGGTTGGTGAACCTCGCCGCGGCAGAGGGACATCCCGCTGCGGTGATGGACATGTCCTTCGCCAATCAGGCGCTGTGCGCAGAGTGGATCGTGCAGAACGCGGCTTCGCTCGAGAAGAAGGTGTACGTCGTCCCGACCGAGATCGACCGCGAGGTCGCCCGATTGAAGTTGGAGACGATGGGCGTGCGGATCGACGAGTTGACGCAGGGTCAGCGCTCGTACCTCGAGGGGTGGCAAGAAGGGACCTAG
- a CDS encoding phosphomannomutase/phosphoglucomutase codes for MPADLDLIFKAYDIRGLYPQQLDEEAAASIGHAFARWSGSDRIVVGRDMRTSSPQLVRSFAAGAGAAGATVVDLGEVSTDALYYASGVMALPGAMFTASHNPPEYNGLKLCRVEAAPIGGDSGLVEIKELARERVEPGAPRVEPHDILPRYAEHCRSLVDVSSLKPLKVAIDAGNGMAGKTVPIVFEPLPFEIVPLYFELDGTFPNHLANPIEPENLVDLQRAVTEGGCDVGIAFDGDADRMFLVDDQGRLIQGSTTTAMVAERLLEKFPGEAIIYNLICSWTVPEVIGENGGKPIRTRVGHSFIKEIMAETGAIFGGEHSGHYYFRDNFRADSGMIAALLVLEAMSGSGRPLSQMVEPYHRYAASGEINSVVADQTASLEALAAAYPDGRQDRTDGLTVEFEDWWFNCRASNTEPLLRLNLEAKTQELMLEKRDEVLAVIRGEV; via the coding sequence GTGCCCGCAGATCTGGATCTCATCTTCAAGGCCTACGACATCCGCGGTCTCTACCCCCAGCAGCTCGATGAGGAGGCGGCAGCCTCCATCGGCCACGCCTTCGCCCGCTGGAGCGGCTCCGATCGGATCGTCGTCGGTCGCGACATGAGGACGTCGTCGCCGCAGCTGGTTCGGTCTTTCGCGGCCGGAGCCGGGGCCGCGGGCGCAACCGTCGTCGACCTCGGCGAGGTCTCTACCGACGCTCTGTACTACGCGTCGGGGGTGATGGCGCTGCCGGGGGCGATGTTCACTGCCTCTCATAACCCGCCCGAGTACAACGGCCTCAAGCTCTGCCGGGTCGAGGCGGCGCCGATAGGAGGCGATTCGGGGCTGGTCGAGATCAAGGAGCTGGCGAGAGAGCGGGTCGAACCCGGGGCGCCGCGGGTCGAGCCGCACGACATCCTGCCCCGCTACGCCGAGCACTGCAGGTCGCTCGTCGACGTCTCCAGCCTGAAGCCCCTGAAGGTGGCGATCGATGCAGGCAACGGGATGGCCGGGAAGACGGTTCCGATCGTGTTCGAGCCACTCCCGTTCGAGATCGTGCCCCTGTACTTCGAGCTCGACGGGACCTTCCCGAACCACCTGGCCAACCCGATCGAGCCGGAGAACCTCGTCGATCTCCAGCGAGCCGTAACCGAGGGCGGTTGCGACGTCGGCATCGCCTTCGACGGCGACGCGGATCGGATGTTCCTGGTGGACGATCAAGGCCGCTTGATCCAGGGGTCCACGACCACAGCGATGGTGGCCGAACGGCTCCTCGAGAAGTTCCCCGGGGAGGCGATCATCTACAACCTGATCTGCTCTTGGACCGTCCCCGAGGTCATCGGCGAGAACGGAGGCAAGCCGATCCGGACTCGTGTCGGCCACTCCTTCATCAAAGAGATCATGGCCGAGACCGGGGCGATCTTCGGTGGCGAGCATTCCGGGCACTACTACTTCCGCGACAACTTCCGGGCCGACTCCGGGATGATCGCGGCGCTCCTCGTGCTGGAGGCGATGTCCGGATCGGGACGGCCGCTGTCGCAGATGGTCGAGCCCTACCATCGGTATGCGGCATCCGGCGAGATCAACTCGGTCGTTGCCGATCAGACCGCGTCGCTGGAGGCTCTGGCGGCGGCGTATCCGGACGGAAGGCAGGATCGCACCGACGGCCTGACGGTGGAGTTCGAGGACTGGTGGTTCAACTGCCGCGCTTCGAACACCGAGCCGCTTTTGCGGCTGAACCTCGAGGCGAAGACGCAGGAGTTGATGTTGGAGAAGCGAGACGAAGTGTTGGCGGTTATCAGAGGCGAGGTGTGA
- a CDS encoding DUF3499 domain-containing protein, with protein sequence MNLCTKPSCARPGAVVLAYDYAARRALLEDPDHGELSPHVYVLCTHCAERLRPPRGWELEDLRANPPLFADPPEVVVAGTPAGFDEGDSEPLRRQLFFGYSA encoded by the coding sequence ATGAACCTGTGCACGAAGCCCAGCTGCGCGCGCCCCGGAGCGGTTGTCCTCGCGTATGACTACGCGGCGCGCCGAGCCCTCCTCGAGGACCCTGACCACGGCGAGCTGTCCCCTCACGTCTACGTCCTGTGCACCCACTGCGCCGAGAGACTGCGGCCTCCACGTGGGTGGGAGCTCGAGGACCTGCGCGCGAACCCTCCCCTGTTCGCCGATCCGCCTGAGGTAGTCGTTGCGGGCACGCCCGCCGGGTTCGATGAGGGCGACTCGGAACCTCTGCGCCGCCAGTTGTTCTTCGGCTACAGCGCCTAA
- a CDS encoding tryptophan 2,3-dioxygenase family protein, protein MLQRKPPRFGEEDRRLSYGSYLKVPELLNLQHLESDPPAHDELLFITIHQVFELWFKEMLFELESVRDLMLEGRGARARHYLERLHAIEHVLISQIPVLETMSPQDFLEFRSHLAPASGFQSVQFREIEFISGLKDPRYLERLTTSGHEQARLTRRLEEPTVWDAFCALLDQRGLPMPPDDEETRRDSLVRLARQRDSFIEEFRVSEALLTHDEFFALWRYRHVLMVERQIGSKTGTGGSTGATYLRTTLDKRFYPELWDLRSYL, encoded by the coding sequence ATCCTTCAGCGCAAACCTCCCCGTTTCGGCGAGGAGGACCGGCGGCTCTCGTATGGGAGCTACCTGAAGGTCCCCGAGCTCCTGAACCTCCAACATCTCGAGTCGGACCCACCTGCACACGACGAGCTCCTGTTCATCACGATCCACCAGGTCTTCGAGCTCTGGTTCAAAGAGATGCTGTTCGAGCTGGAGTCGGTCCGGGACCTGATGCTCGAGGGGCGCGGCGCGAGGGCACGTCACTACCTCGAGCGCCTTCACGCGATCGAGCACGTCCTCATCTCGCAGATCCCGGTACTCGAGACGATGTCGCCTCAAGACTTCCTCGAGTTCCGCTCCCATCTCGCGCCTGCGAGCGGCTTCCAGTCGGTGCAGTTCCGCGAGATCGAGTTCATCTCGGGGCTCAAGGACCCCCGCTACCTCGAGCGCCTGACGACGAGCGGCCACGAACAAGCTCGGTTGACGCGCAGGCTCGAGGAGCCGACGGTGTGGGACGCGTTCTGTGCGTTGCTGGACCAGCGGGGATTGCCGATGCCGCCGGATGACGAAGAGACGCGTCGAGACAGTCTGGTTCGGCTCGCCCGCCAGCGCGACAGCTTCATCGAGGAGTTCCGCGTGTCGGAGGCGTTGCTCACCCATGACGAGTTCTTCGCCCTGTGGCGGTACCGCCACGTGTTGATGGTCGAGCGCCAGATCGGCTCCAAGACCGGCACCGGCGGCTCGACCGGAGCGACCTACCTGCGAACGACGCTCGACAAGCGTTTCTACCCGGAGCTGTGGGACCTCCGGAGCTACCTGTAG
- a CDS encoding alpha/beta hydrolase: MPIADLGASQLYYKTHGEGPPVLGIMGFGLDQRFWSSQIAGVVGTHSFITFDNRGVGRSTGEPPQSIDEMAEDTIALLDHLGLEKTVLFGVSMGGAIAQRLVLAHPERVSALILGITWARPLDFMARQAALGRLIIGAGGMDAFVQSTLVRMFTPQFFEVAGETLDRMVAAMFADNAPDPAAPEVLNAQLDAIAKHDTLEQLGDVSCRTLVFGGHMDVMVPGFASEEIAAAIPGAELTMFDTGHGCMVEEMDAVNARIATFLRSLPS, from the coding sequence ATGCCGATCGCCGACCTCGGGGCTTCGCAGCTCTACTACAAGACCCACGGAGAGGGACCGCCCGTCCTCGGGATCATGGGCTTCGGCCTCGACCAGCGATTCTGGTCGTCTCAGATCGCCGGTGTGGTCGGCACCCACAGCTTCATCACCTTCGACAACCGAGGCGTCGGCCGCTCCACCGGTGAACCTCCCCAGTCCATCGACGAGATGGCTGAAGACACGATCGCGCTACTGGACCATCTTGGTCTCGAGAAGACCGTCTTGTTCGGCGTCTCGATGGGCGGCGCGATCGCGCAACGGCTAGTCCTGGCGCACCCCGAGCGCGTATCCGCGCTGATCCTCGGCATCACGTGGGCGCGACCTCTGGACTTCATGGCGCGTCAAGCGGCTCTCGGACGGCTCATCATCGGCGCCGGTGGGATGGACGCGTTCGTGCAGAGCACGCTCGTGCGGATGTTCACACCGCAGTTCTTCGAGGTCGCAGGCGAAACGCTGGACCGGATGGTCGCGGCCATGTTCGCGGACAACGCACCGGACCCTGCGGCCCCAGAGGTGCTGAACGCGCAGCTCGACGCGATCGCGAAACACGACACGCTCGAGCAGCTCGGAGACGTTAGCTGCCGGACGCTGGTGTTCGGCGGTCATATGGATGTCATGGTGCCCGGCTTCGCGTCCGAGGAGATCGCGGCCGCGATCCCGGGGGCCGAACTCACGATGTTCGATACCGGCCACGGCTGCATGGTTGAGGAGATGGATGCGGTCAACGCCCGCATCGCCACCTTCCTGCGCTCCCTCCCCTCGTAG
- a CDS encoding bifunctional phosphoglucose/phosphomannose isomerase has product MTSHVDLDDLDALARIDSEDVLGAVERFAEQCREGWDIGRAASDLPDADGVDSVVVLGMGGSGVSGDVIQAVIEPRLAVPLRVIKSYGPLPEWVGRNTLVFAVSYSGSTEETVAALEEARTRGVRAVTVSSGGPLAEIAQRDGLAHIQIPAGLQPRASLGYLTLPILAALIKVGLVPEMQDDVDEAVGVLSDLQERCHRKRSRIENPAKDLAARIVGRIPVVYGGYGLAATAAYRFKCDLNEYGKTPAFWNVLPELNHNEVVGWNQLADVTRRNVVLILLRSSGAEHDRISLRFEITRTLIEDQFADVIELPAEGRSPLAQLLSLVLITQLASIYVGLAYGIDPGPVEVIQKLKAELSNR; this is encoded by the coding sequence GTGACCTCTCACGTGGATCTGGACGACCTCGACGCCCTGGCGCGTATCGATTCAGAGGATGTTCTCGGCGCCGTCGAGCGTTTCGCGGAGCAGTGCCGGGAGGGCTGGGATATCGGCCGCGCGGCAAGCGATCTGCCGGACGCGGACGGGGTGGACTCCGTCGTGGTCTTAGGGATGGGTGGATCCGGTGTGTCCGGAGACGTCATCCAGGCCGTGATCGAGCCGCGCCTCGCCGTCCCGCTGCGCGTTATCAAGAGCTACGGTCCTCTGCCGGAGTGGGTCGGACGCAACACCCTTGTCTTCGCGGTGTCGTACTCGGGGAGCACGGAGGAGACCGTCGCGGCGCTGGAAGAGGCGCGGACGCGGGGCGTGCGCGCCGTCACCGTTTCGTCCGGCGGCCCGCTTGCGGAGATCGCCCAGCGCGATGGCCTTGCCCATATCCAGATCCCGGCGGGCCTGCAGCCACGCGCTTCTCTGGGTTATCTCACCCTTCCCATCCTGGCCGCGTTGATCAAGGTCGGGCTGGTGCCCGAGATGCAAGACGACGTAGACGAGGCGGTGGGTGTCCTCAGCGACCTTCAGGAGCGGTGCCACCGCAAGAGGAGCCGGATCGAGAATCCCGCGAAGGACCTGGCGGCGCGCATCGTCGGACGGATCCCCGTCGTCTACGGCGGCTACGGCCTCGCCGCGACCGCCGCGTACAGGTTCAAGTGCGATCTCAACGAGTACGGCAAGACGCCGGCCTTCTGGAACGTGCTTCCCGAGCTGAACCACAACGAGGTCGTCGGGTGGAACCAGCTGGCAGACGTCACTCGCCGCAACGTCGTGCTGATCCTGTTGCGTAGCAGCGGCGCCGAGCACGACCGCATCTCACTGCGCTTCGAGATCACGCGGACCTTGATCGAGGATCAGTTCGCCGACGTGATCGAGCTTCCCGCAGAGGGCCGGTCGCCGCTCGCCCAGCTGCTGTCGTTGGTTCTGATCACCCAGCTGGCGTCCATCTACGTCGGGCTCGCGTACGGCATCGACCCGGGCCCCGTCGAGGTCATCCAAAAGCTCAAAGCAGAGCTGTCGAACAGATAG
- a CDS encoding WhiB family transcriptional regulator yields MAMNISPSALDELEWRESAACLPYPAILFFGVDDNESATERRSREEEAKAICAECVVRADCLEYALEMREPYGIWGGLTELERKARLRGRAN; encoded by the coding sequence ATGGCAATGAACATCAGTCCCTCTGCGCTCGACGAGCTGGAGTGGCGCGAGAGCGCTGCATGTCTCCCGTACCCGGCGATCCTGTTCTTCGGCGTCGACGACAACGAGTCCGCCACGGAGCGCCGCTCGCGCGAGGAGGAGGCGAAGGCGATCTGCGCCGAGTGCGTTGTACGAGCCGACTGCCTGGAGTATGCGCTGGAGATGCGAGAGCCGTATGGCATCTGGGGCGGCCTCACAGAGCTCGAGCGCAAAGCGCGGCTGCGCGGCCGCGCCAACTAG
- a CDS encoding Trm112 family protein — protein MTLDQKLLEILACPNCRGDVEYLEEQQVIECRGECRYRYPVRDDIPVMLIDEAEKP, from the coding sequence ATGACGCTAGATCAGAAGCTGCTGGAGATCCTGGCGTGCCCGAACTGTCGCGGGGACGTCGAGTATCTCGAAGAGCAACAGGTGATCGAGTGCCGCGGCGAGTGTCGCTACCGCTACCCGGTGCGGGATGACATCCCGGTCATGCTGATCGACGAGGCGGAGAAACCGTGA
- a CDS encoding L,D-transpeptidase/peptidoglycan binding protein, with translation MSYSEDEPTRRSRRLPRPGRRFAIAVAVLFALLLLGGAGISYATMKYSEDYEGRILPGGTIAGMPLGGMTQEEALEAVQTAIGPQLNRLIDISWRNKTWTVTPQELGAKSNARRVVRAAFAASADITFFEKVQMRFLDEELDFDRKVAISYPAQGARGFLEGIAETVDKEPVDASIDYSSGWVEITRSKIGHEVQVERAHRALMQALRTDTDEVALPVEEVEPKVTEDAFDQILLVRIGENKLYLYEDGAIQREWTVATGQPEYMTPTGLYEVTELRYEPTWVNPAPDTWGANMPESIPPGPNNPLGVRAINWSAPAIRFHGTSAEYSLGYNASHGCVRMSNSDVIELYDLVEVGTPIVSVIAGELKPMYAKAPDPTPKPTNEGDKSPTTSAEDATADEGSDGGGNNSGSNSGSGGKDG, from the coding sequence ATGAGCTATTCGGAGGACGAACCAACGCGCAGGTCTCGCCGGCTGCCGCGACCGGGGCGCCGCTTCGCGATCGCCGTAGCAGTTCTGTTCGCGCTCCTGCTGCTGGGCGGGGCCGGGATCTCGTACGCCACCATGAAGTACAGCGAGGACTACGAGGGCCGGATCCTGCCGGGCGGGACGATCGCCGGAATGCCGCTCGGAGGCATGACCCAGGAGGAGGCCCTGGAGGCGGTCCAGACCGCGATCGGACCGCAGCTGAACAGGTTGATCGACATCTCCTGGCGGAACAAGACCTGGACGGTCACGCCGCAGGAGCTGGGGGCGAAGAGCAACGCCCGCCGCGTCGTCCGAGCCGCCTTCGCCGCCAGCGCCGACATCACCTTCTTCGAGAAGGTCCAGATGCGGTTCCTGGACGAGGAGCTCGACTTCGACCGGAAGGTCGCGATCAGCTATCCAGCGCAAGGCGCCCGCGGTTTCCTCGAGGGGATCGCAGAGACGGTCGACAAGGAGCCGGTCGATGCCTCGATCGATTACTCCTCGGGGTGGGTCGAGATCACGCGCTCGAAGATTGGGCACGAGGTTCAGGTCGAGCGCGCTCACCGAGCGTTGATGCAGGCGCTCCGAACCGACACCGACGAGGTCGCTCTTCCGGTGGAAGAGGTCGAGCCCAAAGTCACCGAGGACGCGTTCGATCAGATCCTTCTGGTCCGGATCGGCGAGAACAAGCTGTACCTGTACGAGGACGGCGCGATCCAGCGCGAGTGGACGGTCGCGACAGGCCAGCCCGAGTACATGACTCCGACGGGCCTGTACGAGGTGACGGAGCTGCGCTACGAGCCCACCTGGGTGAACCCGGCTCCCGACACCTGGGGAGCCAACATGCCGGAGTCGATCCCGCCGGGGCCGAACAACCCACTCGGCGTGCGCGCCATCAACTGGTCGGCGCCCGCGATCCGGTTCCACGGGACGTCCGCCGAGTACTCGCTCGGCTACAACGCGTCGCACGGCTGCGTCCGGATGTCGAACTCGGACGTCATCGAGCTCTACGACCTGGTCGAGGTCGGCACGCCGATCGTCTCCGTCATCGCGGGCGAGCTGAAGCCGATGTACGCGAAGGCGCCGGACCCGACGCCGAAGCCCACGAACGAGGGTGACAAGTCGCCGACGACGTCTGCGGAGGACGCCACCGCCGACGAAGGTTCCGACGGCGGTGGCAATAACTCGGGCAGCAATTCCGGCAGCGGCGGCAAGGACGGATAG